A window of the Planococcus citri chromosome 4, ihPlaCitr1.1, whole genome shotgun sequence genome harbors these coding sequences:
- the LOC135843820 gene encoding uncharacterized protein LOC135843820: MNKRKATSMDEPDCKQKKSEDYDAFFICTAKSPPPLRDISAAKVALSLWFHEYLRIERNLEHILFPCEDSNRDPDYSEVFDGDELDESYIHRFKSTAGSHRTFVELEALRKRIETSVQQIPLPVQLREVVGKYPSIIERQLIDWLCYHEERLFYLIIDLDMINEIIGVIVWRPDVTIDYLSTARNVLALPQLKDIQRFRLMCAYCFEDEIKRVPGAISEQNSIGLTFHEYPLEYYWTCWVRDEMHKINIGDAVSVESYMLTRTRVNNWAAIEYFFDRLKPEEQVNKAKYLIRKYGIKFQTALLSKLNLSQRDRVLTSCSTTVIFNYVKIPSYRKYAMEIWNRYQNSVTSGNFCKLIDDFLTLLHNADIENDESKMKNVEFLFFYIWTNASNELRTYTLNNEEYCILDYFLFNDFPHPNIDRVKLITRMLSDAEDASKAHLFDQAEFARFCKILVKLYDASLLHQFLRSCTSDVGQISQFKSTILNSREIKIHCKDLIRKRDFDSLNAVLINNLPDSKTIIDYKKQILKFICISNFHYGVRDDIIEVIDKCLSNPIAAVELKKDVILHNDVIERCFHDINDGKFVQFKTVVELLFVQPADLQDIKIKLLLNFKNIFVNGTFSELRMNQWNGFVKWCLHFEVNMSEFKSSLPIDNIFADLLLKAVFVSSHQTSLRSKCNFENLNALLNWYFESKEEIKRYKINAVFLSKKINVIDTIIDRKKTEILKNIIHWCFENDQELITQFKINYSCHAIVEFL, translated from the coding sequence ATGAATAAAAGAAAAGCCACTAGCATGGACGAGCCAGAttgtaaacagaaaaaaagcGAAGACTACGATGCCTTTTTCATCTGTACTGCTAAATCGCCTCCGCCTTTGAGAGACATATCAGCTGCTAAAGTAGCCTTATCGTTATGGTTTCACGAATATTTACGCATTGAACGCAACTTGGAACATATCCTGTTTCCTTGCGAGGATTCCAATCGTGATCCCGATTATTCAGAAGTATTCGATGGAGATGAATTGGACGAATCTTACATTCATCGATTCAAAAGCACAGCCGGAAGTCATCGAACATTTGTTGAGCTGGAAGCATTACGAAAACGTATTGAAACCTCCGTTCAACAAATTCCATTACCGGTACAGCTTCGAGAAGTTGTTGGAAAATATCCGAGTATTATCGAACGTCAATTAATCGATTGGCTGTGTTATCACGAAGAACGCCTTTTCTACTTGATCATCGATCTCGACATGATTAACGAAATAATCGGCGTGATTGTTTGGAGACCGGATGTGACAATCGATTATTTATCCACTGCTCGAAATGTGCTAGCTTTACCCCAGTTGAAAGATATTCAAAGGTTTCGACTCATGTGTGCGTATTGCTTTGAAGACGAAATTAAACGCGTGCCTGGTGCGATTAGTGAGCAGAATTCAATCGGGTTGACGTTCCATGAATATCCGCTCGAGTACTATTGGACATGTTGGGTGAGAGACGAAATGCATAAGATCAATATCGGCGATGCTGTTTCAGTCGAAAGTTACATGTTGACTAGAACTCGTGTCAATAACTGGGCAGCTATAGAGTACTTTTTCGATCGACTGAAACCCGAAGAACAGGTGAACAAAGCTAAGTATCTTATACGTAAATACggtatcaaatttcaaacagcTCTGCTCTCGAAACTCAATCTTTCTCAACGAGATCGCGTTCTTACATCATGTTCGACAACCGTCATCTTCAACTACGTCAAAATACCCTCGTACAGGAAATACGCGATGGAAATATGGAACCGTTATCAAAACTCAGTCACCTCGGGCAATTTTTGTAAACTGATCGACGATTTTTTGACGCTGCTTCACAACGCTGATATAGAAAACGATGAgagtaaaatgaaaaacgtcgaatttttatttttctatatttgGACCAACGCTTCGAATGAGCTACGAACTTATACTTTGAATAACGAAGAATATTGCATTCTAGACTATTTTTTGTTCAACGATTTCCCGCACCCGAATATCGATCGCGTGAAGCTGATCACTCGAATGTTATCAGACGCCGAAGACGCATCTAAAGCTCATTTATTCGACCAAGCGGAATTCGCtcgtttttgcaaaatattggtCAAGTTGTACGATGCGAGTTTACTACATCAGTTCCTTCGATCGTGTACGTCCGATGTTGGTCAAATTTCCCAGTTCAAAAGTACCATTTTGAACAGTCGTGAAATTAAAATACACTGTAAAGATTTGATTAGAAAACGCGACTTTGACTCGTTGAACGCCGTTTTGATCAATAATTTGCCAGACTCGAAAACTATCATCGATTACAAGAAGCAAATCTTGAAGTTCATCTGCATCTCCAACTTTCATTACGGTGTCAGAGATGATATTATCGAAGTCATCGATAAATGTTTATCGAATCCAATAGCCGCCGTTGAATTGAAGAAAGATGTCATCTTGCATAATGATGTAATCGAAAGGTGCTTCCATGACATAAACGATGGTAAATTTGTCCAATTCAAAACAGTAGTGGAGCTATTATTCGTTCAACCAGCAGATCTGCAAGACATCAAGATAAAGTTAttgctgaattttaaaaatatcttcgTAAATGGTACCTTTTCCGAACTAAGAATGAATCAATGGAATGGCTTTGTCAAATGGTGTTTGCATTTCGAAGTGAATATGTCTGAATTCAAGAGCTCGCTACCTATCGATAATATTTTTGCGGATTTATTATTGAAGGCTGTATTCGTATCATCTCACCAGACCTCGCTCAGGAgtaaatgtaattttgaaaatttgaatgccTTGTTGAATTGGTATTTCGAATCCAAGGAGGAGATCAAGCGGTATAAAATCAACGCGGTGTTTTTATCGAAGAAGATAAATGTGATTGATACGATAATCGACAGAAAAAagacagaaattttgaaaaatattatccatTGGTGTTTCGAAAATGATCAAGAACTTATTACCCAATTCAAGATTAATTATAGTTGTCACGcgattgttgaatttttgtga